The Breoghania sp. L-A4 sequence CTGGCGCCGGTGATGGCGATCGCGCATACGGTGTTTCTGGCGGGGCTGCCCTTCGGCCGCAAGATCGGCTGGAGCGCGCAGGCGCGCGACGCGCATGCGGTCTCGATGACGCACGCGGCGCGGCGGCTGTGGCCGCAGGCGCTGTTTGGCGGCATCGGGGTGGTGTGGTTCGCGGCGCACGCCATGCCGGCGCTGCTGCCCGCACTTCCCGTCATCATCGGTCCGCTGATCGCCGTGCCCTTCGCCGTGATCACCGCGAACGGCGCCGTGGGGCGCGCATTCCTCGCCTGCGGCCTGTGGCGCCTGCCCGAGGAAACCGCCCCGCCGATGGAGCTGCAGGCGCTGCATCTGGACGCCCTGCCGCCGCGCCTGCGCGACGAGGCGCTGGACGGGATTCCGGAGTTGGCCGAGCCGGTACCCGTGAAGGCGGGGTGAGGGAACGCGCACCTCCTCGATTGTCACCCCGGGCTTGACCCGGGGCCCACTCTGAATTCCGCTTGTTGAGGCTCTTGTGGCTGGCGGGGCGCTTGGCGGCCCACTCCGATGACGGCGTTCGCCGATCGGCATAGTGGGCCCCGGCTCGGGGGCCGGGGTGACAATCGCGGGTGGTGATGATTTTTTTGAGGGACGGGCTTGCTGTCCGGCGCGCGCTGCGAGGACCGCAGGGGCGCGACATCCGGTGCGCCCTGCCGCCGCGAAGCTCGTGGTGACCGGTCAGGCCGCTGTCGCGAACGGCTTGACCTTGATGTGAGCCTCGTTCCTGCGGGCCTGCGCGAGCTCGTATGCCGTTTGCATCCTTAAGAGAGTTTCAGCCTTCAAGCCGAACGCCTTTTCAAACCGGATTGCCATGTCGGCGGACAGGCCGGCATTTCCATTCAGAAGCGTGCTCAGGGTCTGCCGCGACACACCCAGATGCTGCGCAAGCGCCGTGACGCTGATGCCCGCAGGCTCGA is a genomic window containing:
- a CDS encoding HigA family addiction module antitoxin — protein: MHPSLAVHVGDWLKTEIVEPAGISVTALAQHLGVSRQTLSTLLNGNAGLSADMAIRFEKAFGLKAETLLRMQTAYELAQARRNEAHIKVKPFATAA